From a single Onychomys torridus chromosome 9, mOncTor1.1, whole genome shotgun sequence genomic region:
- the LOC118591404 gene encoding LOW QUALITY PROTEIN: ESF1 homolog (The sequence of the model RefSeq protein was modified relative to this genomic sequence to represent the inferred CDS: inserted 2 bases in 2 codons; deleted 2 bases in 2 codons; substituted 1 base at 1 genomic stop codon), translating into MSSKQEIMNNQQFRRVSKDPRFWEMPEKDRKVKIDKRFRAMFHDKKFKLNYAVDKRGRPINHSTMEDLKRFYELSDSDSDLSDEESKVPNQKKVKQKQKQTKKKXKSKMLIEEKKKETKRKNDQKDPINKNDLDNSKRIQKMKNLCKSQKIDSEISPKKDSEEFMQNTKKKRSITDHSADSLPKGKPRTKDSSTSETVKSPTITCSKAKREKQSVLPVIMARDNDGKTLDKDALEEDSDSDSEIGRDEESEVTSDDRTSADDDDDKNEDKEEEEDEDSEEEEDESDSGPDLARGNGNIETSCEDEDGFEDLFPEEPGFEHAWRELDKDAPRADEITHQLAVCNMDWDRLKAKDLLALFYSFKPKGGVVFSVKIYTSEFGKERMKEEQVQGPVELLSIPEDAPEKVWSSREKLRDYQFKRLKYYYAVVECDSPETTSKICEDCDGLEFESSYSFIDLRFIPDDITFDDEPKDVASEVDLTAYKPKYFTSAAMGTSTVEITWDETDHEEXTLNRKFKKEELLDMDFQAYLASSSEDEEEEEEAPQDEDGVNLGEDGKTKKNQKDDEEQIAKYRQLLEVIKEKERKGKENDMEMEIKWVPGLKERAEEMVKNRLEGKDKLTPWEQFLEQKKEKKRLKKKQKALAEEASEDELPSDVDMNDPYLAEEVKKIGIKKKKSTKSAKDNISAEEEIELEKQKALQMALLVMDEQEDSKKRFNHDKIVEHHNLSKKKKKQLMKKKELLEDDFEVNVSDARFQAMYTSHLFNLDPSDPNFKKTKAMEKILEEKARQRERKEELLIQAVEGAQQDMGKPAQKQPIDPALSLLIXSVKNKTEQFQARKKQRVK; encoded by the exons ATGTCATCCAAACAAGAAATAATGAACAACCAGCAGTTTAGGCGGGTTTCAAAGGATCCCAGATTTTGGGAAATGCCAGAAAAGGACCGAAAAGTCAAAATTGACAAGAGGTTTCGAGCCATGtttcatgacaaaaagtttaaattGAATTATGCTGTTGATAAAAGAGGGCGCCCTATCAACCACAGCACTATGGAAGACTTGAAACGCTTCTATGAGCTTTCAGACTCTGATTCTGATCTCTCTGATGAGGAAAGCAAAgtaccaaaccaaaaaaaagtaaagcagaaacaaaaacagaccaaaaaga caaagtcaaaaATGCTgattgaggagaaaaagaaagaaacaaaaagaaaaaatgatcaaaaggatcctataaataaaaatgacttagaTAACTCTAAAagaattcagaaaatgaaaaacttgTGTAAATCTCAGAAGATAGATTCAGAAATAAGTCCCAAGAAGGATAGTGAAGAGTTTAtgcaaaatacaaaaaagaaaaggagcatcACTGACCACAGTGCAGACTCTTTGCCTAAAGGAAAACCAAGGACCAAAGATTCCagtacctctgaaactgtgaaatcTCCAACAATCACTTGTTCTAaggcaaaaagagaaaagcaatcagtGCTTCCAGTCATAATGGCAAGAGACAATGATGGTAAAACACTGGACAAAGATGCCCTGGAGGAAGATTCAGACAGTGACAGTGAAATAGGAAGAGATGAGGAATCTGAAGTCACAAGTGATGACAGAACTTcagctgatgatgatgatgataaaaacgaagacaaggaagaagaggaagatgaagatagtgaggaggaggaggatgaaagtGACAGTGGTCCTGATCTTGCAAGGGGTAACGGAAATATAGAAACTAGTTGTGAAGATGAAGATGGTTTTGAAGACTTATTTCCAGAAGAACCTGGTTTCGAACATGCTTGGAGAGAATTAGATAAAGATGCTCCTCGGGCTGATGAGATTACACACCAACTAGCAGTTTGCAACATGGACTGGGATAGATTAAAGGCAAAAGATTTGCTGGCTTTGTTCTATTCATTTAAGCCCAAAGGAGGAGTTGTATTTTCTGTAAAGATATATACTTCAGAGTTTGGAAAGGAGCGGATGAAGgaagagcaagttcaaggaccaGTAGAGTTACTGAGTATTCCTGAGGATGCCCCCGAGAAAGTCTGGTCCTCTAGAGAGAAGCTAAGAGACTATCAGTTCAAACGATTGAAATACTATTATGCAGTAGTGGAATGTGATTCTCCAGAAACAACAAGTAAGATTTGTGAAGATTGTGATGGCCTGGAATTTGAAAGCAGTTATTCTTTCATAGACCTAAGATTTATACCAGATGATATTACTTTTGATGATGAGCCCAAGGATGTGGCCTCAGAAGTTGATCTAACAGCATATAAACCAAAGTATTTCACATCTGCTGCAATGGGAACATCAACGGTGGAGATTACTTGGGATGAGACTGATCATGAAG TCACACTtaacagaaagtttaaaaagGAGGAGCTTTTGGACATGGACTTCCAGGCCTACTTAGCTTCCTCcagtgaggatgaggaggaagaggaagaagcaccACAAGATGAAGATGGAGTCAACTTAGGAGaagatggaaaaacaaagaaaaatcaaaaggatgATGAAGAACAAATTGCTAAATATAGACAGCTT TTGGAggttattaaagaaaaagaaaggaaaggaaaagaaaatgatatggaaatggaaatcaagtgggttccaggacttaaggagagggcagaagagatggTCAAAAACAGGTTGGAGGGAAAGGATAAACTCACCCCTTGGGAACAATTTTTagagcagaagaaagagaagaaaagactgaaaaagaaacagaaggctcTTGCTGAAGAAGCTAGTGAAGATGAGCTTCCTTCTGATGTTGATATGAATGATCCCTACCTTGctgaagaagtt aaaaaaataggtataaagaaaaaaaaatcaacaaaatctgCAAAAGACAACATATCTGCAGAGGAAGAAattgaactagaaaaacaaaaggccTTGCAAATGGCCTTGCTTGTAATGGATGAGCAAGAGGACAGCAAGAAACGCTTCAACCATGACAAGATTGTAGAGCACCATAATCTgagcaaaaagaagaagaaacagcttATGAAAAAGAAGGAGTTacttgaggatgactttgaggtAAATGTTAGTGACGCACGGTTTCAGGCAATGTACACTTCCCACTTGTTCAATTTGGATCCTTCTGATCCtaatttcaagaaaacaaaagctatgGAAAAAATTCTCGAGGAGAAAGCCCGGCAGCGAGAACGCAAAGAAGAGCTACTTATTCAAGCAGTAGAGGGAGCTCAGCAGGACATGGGAAAGCCAGCACAGAAGCAGCCCATAGATCCTGCCTTGTCTTTGCTGATTTAATCCGTGAAGAACAAAACAGAGCAATTCCAAGCCAGAAAAAAACAGAGAGTCAAATAA